The nucleotide sequence CAATGCGGCCAACAGGGGATACAATATGATCACGAGGTACAAAAGGCCGAATTTTGTCTGTCTTGATGAGACCGAGGCGCGCCTGGCAACGCAGGACAAATTCTCCGATATAGCGGATATTGCGAAAAGGCTCGCAGCAAAGATCAACAGCGATTTTTTGATCGTTACGCTCGGGAGGCAGGGCTCGATTGGGGTGAACAAGAAGGGCGAGATCAACCATACCCCCATATTCTCTACAAAGGTTGTCGATACCGTCGGGGCCGGAGATGCCTATTTTGCGTTCACTGCTCCTTGTTTCGCGAAGGGGATGCCCCTTGATCTGGTATCATTCATAGGCAATTCCGTGGGGGCTCTCGCGGTACAGATAGTGGGGAACAAGAAACCTGTGGAAAGGCATGAACTCCTTGAATTTATTCATACGATCCTTAACCAGCGGTGAGCCATGAGAGAATTCGTCAAAAGATATCCCGGGGTATTTGTCGACATGGTCGGGTCCATCGGCTACACCGACGGTTCAAACCATGCAATGCCTGTCGATGACGGCATCGAACGATCGTGCCTGCTCATCGAAGAGCAGTCACAGAGGAATGGCAAGGTGATCTTCATCGGCAATGGGGGAAGCGCCGCCATCTCGAGTCACATGTCGATAGACTTCTGGAAGAACGGCAATATCCCCTCCATGTCCTTTAATGACGGCGCCATGCTTACCTGTCTCGGCAATGATTACGGTTACGACAAGGTTTTTGAAAAGCCCGTAGAGATGTTCATGAAGAAAGAGGATGTTCTCATCGCCATCAGCAGTTCGGGGAAGTCCCAGAACATTCTCAACGGGGTGAAGGCGGCAGACAAGGTGGGCGGCGGCATTATAACGCTATCAGGTTTCGGTCCCGATAATCCCCTGCGAAAAATGGGGTCCTGTAATTTCTACGTTCCCGCGGACAAATATGGTCTTGTTGAGATCATCCACCAGTACATATGTCATTGGATACTCGATTCGGTCCTGTATAACAGGTCGATATACAAATAAAGAACG is from Syntrophorhabdaceae bacterium and encodes:
- a CDS encoding SIS domain-containing protein; translation: MREFVKRYPGVFVDMVGSIGYTDGSNHAMPVDDGIERSCLLIEEQSQRNGKVIFIGNGGSAAISSHMSIDFWKNGNIPSMSFNDGAMLTCLGNDYGYDKVFEKPVEMFMKKEDVLIAISSSGKSQNILNGVKAADKVGGGIITLSGFGPDNPLRKMGSCNFYVPADKYGLVEIIHQYICHWILDSVLYNRSIYK